A window of Xiphophorus hellerii strain 12219 chromosome 7, Xiphophorus_hellerii-4.1, whole genome shotgun sequence contains these coding sequences:
- the gpr39 gene encoding G-protein coupled receptor 39 → MSESNNTDGGIDWSKLEPTYSVKIFMTVLYTLMLVAGIVGNSVTIRVTQVLRRNGYLQKNVTDHMVSLASSDLLVLLIGMPVELYSAIWFPFGSSSGNTSCKIYNFLFEACSYATILNVATLSFERYVAICHPFRYKALSGKRTSVLITFAWVVSVLIALPLLIATGTQGHIPHRQELSFCTNLKEHWVMYRASIFGAFVLYMIVLISVAFMCWAMILVLKKPLGSIDNGINGTERLGKHESETTKAARKQTIIFLGLIVGSLTLCWFPNQLRRLMTAAVPKSSWSLSYFWFYAWLHLVADGCFYLSSVLNPFLYNLSSRHFRQVFLQVLRCRLTVQHANRRATPPPCAASARPLRPLLQKSLRFGRRSGGGSGQQRAPPTFTTFQSDSAPSGCRLAVSLSDQTAPETGTETEI, encoded by the exons ATGAGCGAGAGCAACAACACCGATGGGGGAATAGACTGGAGCAAACTGGAGCCCACTTATTCCGTCAAGATCTTCATGACCGTCCTCTACACTCTCATGCTGGTTGCAGGCATTGTGGGTAATTCAGTGACCATCAGGGTGACGCAGGTGCTGAGGCGAAACGGCTACCTGCAGAAGAACGTGACGGACCACATGGTGAGCCTGGCCAGCTCCGACCTGCTGGTGCTGCTCATCGGCATGCCGGTGGAGCTCTACAGCGCCATCTGGTTCCCCTTCGGATCCTCGTCTGGCAACACGTCCTGCAAGATctacaacttcctgtttgaggCGTGCAGCTACGCCACCATCCTCAACGTGGCCACGCTCAGCTTTGAGCGCTACGTCGCCATCTGCCACCCGTTCCGCTACAAGGCGCTGAGCGGCAAACGGACCTCGGTTCTGATCACCTTCGCCTGGGTTGTGTCCGTTCTTATTGCCTTGCCGTTGTTGATCGCCACGGGAACGCAGGGACACATACCGCATCGACAGGAACTGAGTTTCTGCACCAATCTGAAGGAGCACTGGGTGATGTACAGAGCTAGCATCTTCGGGGCGTTTGTCCTCTACATGATCGTGCTGATCTCCGTCGCCTTCATGTGCTGGGCGATGATCCTGGTGCTGAAGAAGCCGCTGGGATCCATAGACAACGGCATCAACGGGACCGAAAGGCTCGGAAAGCACGAGAGCGAAACCACCAAGGCGGCTCGGAAGCAAACCATCATTTTTTTGG GTCTGATCGTCGGCTCCCTGACGCTCTGCTGGTTTCCCAACCAGCTGCGGCGCCTGATGACGGCGGCCGTCCCGAAGTCTTCCTGGTCTCTGTCGTATTTCTGGTTCTACGCGTGGCTCCACCTGGTGGCCGACGGCTGCTTCTACCTCAGCTCCGTGCTCAACCCGTTCCTCTACAACCTGTCGTCTCGTCACTTCCGCCAGGTGTTCCTGCAGGTGCTGCGCTGCCGCCTGACCGTCCAGCACGCTAACCGCCGCGCCACGCCGCCGCCCTGCGCCGCCTCCGCGCGCCCGCTGCGGCCGCTGCTCCAGAAGTCGCTGCGTTTCGGCCGGAGGAGCGGCGGTGGCAgcggccagcagagggcgccgcccACCTTCACCACCTTCCAGAGCGACTCGGCGCCGTCCGGCTGCCGGCTGGCCGTCAGCCTGAGCGACCAGACCGCACCGGAAACCGGAACCGAGACAGAAATCTGA